In the genome of Actinomycetota bacterium, the window GATGCCGGTGCAGATCACCGGGGCCTCGCTGCTGATCTGCGCGCCCATGATTTTGGAGATGGGTACCGAAGAACAGAAGCAGAAATTCGTGCGCGGTGCCATCTCGGGTGAGTTGGTGCTGTGCCAACTGCTTTCAGAGCCCAGCGGGGGATCCGACCTTGCGGGCTTGCTCACAAAGGCCGAGCGCGACGGCGATACCTACGTCATCAACGGCCAGAAGACGTGGAGCACCTTCGCCTATGCAGCCGACTACGGCACCTGCCTTGTCCGCACCGACTGGGACGCACCCAAGCATCGCGGCCTGTCGATGATCATCGTGCCGATCAACGATCCGCAGTTGCATCTGAATCGTGTGCGCATGGTCAATGGTGATGAGGAGTTCTGCGAGGAGTTCTTCACCGACCTGGTCGTGCCGGCCGAGAACTTGATTGGCACCGAGAACGACGGCTGGACAGTTGCGCAGCGTCAGTTGTTCTATGAGCGCCAGGCAGTTGGGGGAGCCTCGCCTTACGCGAGCGGCCGTTCTCGAAACCAAGGCTTTATGGCGTCAGTGCCAATAGAAGAGCTCGCGCGCGCAGTGGGCAAAGCCAAAGATCCAGCAACACGCGAGACTGTTGGATGGGCTCATGCACAGGATGTGGTGATGGAGCAACTCGTGCACCGAGTGAGCACAGGGATGGCATCTGGCGAGTACCCAGCCCTTGCGAGCGCGATGATGCGCCTCAATCACGCTGAGATTCCGCAACAGAAGCAGGACATGATGCTGGATATTGCGGGCAGTCTTGCTGTGCTTGGTGATGTGCAGGGAGATGGCTATCTGCAGACCATCGGGGTCAACTATCTGATGCGCCAAGGCATCAGCCTCGGTGGTGGTTCAGCTGAGATGAGCCGCAACATGATTGCTGAACGCGTGATGGGGATGCCTCGCGAGATGGCAGCTGATCGCGATATTCCCTTCCGAGAAGTGCGCCGCGGACGGTAGGGATCTCCAAACTGCGTGGGAGCAATTGTCAGACCCTCGAGGAATAGTTCTTGGTATGCACGTTGCAGACCACTAGTTCATATTCGCCTGGTGGTGGGTCGAGAGAACGGAAATGCCATGACTGAAGCCAACTATTCCCACGTCACGCTCGTTATTGATCGCTCCGGATCAATGCAAGACCTCTGCGCTGAAGCGCAAGCAGGCATTAATACCCTGCTCCGCGACCAGTTCGCGCTCCCAGGCAAGCTCACTGTGACCCTGGTGCAATTCGATGATCGCATCGACACTGTCACACGGATGTCCACTGATGCTTTCGGCTACGAGCTCGAGCCTCGAGGCATGACCAAGTTGCTGGACGCCGTGGGTGGCGAGATTGGCCGCACAGGCAAGGATCTGGCTGCGCTGGACGATGCAGAGCGGCCAGCGCGTGTTGTTCGTGATTGTCACGGACGGCGAGGAGAACTCCAGTCAGAAATTCTCCTTGGAGCAGGTGCGCAAGCTCGTCAGGAAGCAGCAGACGAAGTTCAACTGGCAATTCCAGTTTCTTGGCACCGGTGAGGCTGCATGGCAAGGAGCGGACATGGGAATGCGGACAACTCGTTCAGTCAACACGCGTCGGGGCGAGTCGTTGAAGTATTCGCACTTGAACGATGCCGTGACCAACTACCGAACCAACCCAATTCTCGGTGCACCCTTTGAGATGCCCGAAGAAATCAAAGACGCTGGCTAGTTCGAAATGAGAGTTGAGGGCGTCAATCGATTGTCTGATTGACTCCCTCAACTGTGTCGTGCACGAGCGCTCGACTGGTTCCTACGTGTGTGCCTCGATCGAGTTGAGAAGCGTTGTCAGCATCTTTGCGACCCTCGAAATTCCGCCCACTGTCGCAAGGTAGGTATCGCGTCGCAGTTCCACCATGACTGAATGCACGCTCGGCTCCTTGTGCCAGTAGGACATCGGCACATAGGTCTCGCCGAAAGGCTCGTTGAGTCGGCTCTCGCCCAACTCGGCAAAGCTGTCTGCGACCGCATTGCGCAGCCACGGGGGAGTATGACAATCATCCGTTCCTATGCACAGCTCAGGGCGATGCGCGCTTGGCTTGACCAGCAGTTCATAGGGAAGTGCGATTTGCGGAAATGAATGGAGGTCAACAATGGTGACTTCTGGGACTGCGGCAAGACGCTGGGCAACAAGCTCCTGCAAGGCATTCGAGTAGGGGTCGAAGTACGTATTGATGAGTTGCTTGTGGTGATCCCCGTCTGTCGCCCGGAGTTCCTGGCCATGAGCTGTGCGTGTGTAGACCGCACCCATACCGATTTCCGGAGCAGCCATGCGCTCCTTTCCTGGATCCTTGAAGCGCTCAGGATCCACGACCAGCCGCGAATGCTGATTCACGAATATCCATGGTCGGATGTGACTATCAGAGGCCGCAAGTAGCGCAATCTCGTCGGTACGGGCATCGGTCATGAGGCTCAGTTCCTCGGACAATTCACGGTCCGACAAGACAATGCGCTGTCTCACCCACTCAGGTATGACAGTTGACGCGTGCGGCACGTGAACTATGACCCGCGATGTTGCATCGCCAGGGATGATTTGAAATGAGGCATCGTCTTGGACACTTTGATTTGGCATGTGTGCAGTATCGGCCTACTGGCTGACATGGAGATTGGATAAGAGTTGCCGAGCCGTGCCGGCCAAATGCCCAGTCACCAGTCTGCTGACGTAGGCCACCTCATGGTTGCCAAGCGTTACCGTCCAAGTGCTAGCCAAGGGTCCGATCAGCGGAGGGGGCCAGAGAGATTTCTGGCCCTGCATCAGCGATCGTAAAGTCCACGATGGTTGAAGCAGGGTCCCAACCTTGCGCGGACACCACTGTTCGGTAGCTGCCGGGCTC includes:
- a CDS encoding N-formylglutamate amidohydrolase; protein product: MPNQSVQDDASFQIIPGDATSRVIVHVPHASTVIPEWVRQRIVLSDRELSEELSLMTDARTDEIALLAASDSHIRPWIFVNQHSRLVVDPERFKDPGKERMAAPEIGMGAVYTRTAHGQELRATDGDHHKQLINTYFDPYSNALQELVAQRLAAVPEVTIVDLHSFPQIALPYELLVKPSAHRPELCIGTDDCHTPPWLRNAVADSFAELGESRLNEPFGETYVPMSYWHKEPSVHSVMVELRRDTYLATVGGISRVAKMLTTLLNSIEAHT
- a CDS encoding acyl-CoA dehydrogenase family protein, whose translation is MATRSVDEFRMQARMWLSDHMPRLSDGADDRPVGTRLTTDEHLAMWARHRELQKLLFSGGFAGICYPSEYGGQGLSRAHQNAFNEECAEYEMPVQITGASLLICAPMILEMGTEEQKQKFVRGAISGELVLCQLLSEPSGGSDLAGLLTKAERDGDTYVINGQKTWSTFAYAADYGTCLVRTDWDAPKHRGLSMIIVPINDPQLHLNRVRMVNGDEEFCEEFFTDLVVPAENLIGTENDGWTVAQRQLFYERQAVGGASPYASGRSRNQGFMASVPIEELARAVGKAKDPATRETVGWAHAQDVVMEQLVHRVSTGMASGEYPALASAMMRLNHAEIPQQKQDMMLDIAGSLAVLGDVQGDGYLQTIGVNYLMRQGISLGGGSAEMSRNMIAERVMGMPREMAADRDIPFREVRRGR